One Suricata suricatta isolate VVHF042 chromosome X, meerkat_22Aug2017_6uvM2_HiC, whole genome shotgun sequence genomic region harbors:
- the LOC115284067 gene encoding melanoma-associated antigen B18-like produces the protein MPRGHKSKLRARERRRQARDETEDLESTKATASARAGPAAASPACPLSGVRAQNLPATVMPQAAEGSSSPAGASAAVSCLDSDDGAKNPDEGSQKSSETCEFYSKDPLNKTVVLLVQFLLHKYQTKKPFTKADILKCVTKKYKCHFNEILRRASEHMELAFGIDVKEVDPIRHCYALLSKLDLSADGTLCEEEDMPKSGILMIVLGVIFMKGNSALEEEVWEVLNMMGVYADQKHVLYGEPKKILTEDLVQLKYLEYRQVPNSDPPRYEFLWGPRAHAETSKMKVLEFIAKVHDSVPSAFPEWYEEALQDQEERARARAASRARITAMASARARGLAAGSAHPH, from the coding sequence ATGCCTAGAGGTCATAAGAGTAAGCTCCGTGCCCGTGAGAGACGCCGCCAGGCCCGTGATGAGACCGAGGATCTGGAGAGCACGAAGGCTACTGCCTCAGCACGCGCAGGTCCGGCAGcagcctcccctgcctgccctctctcTGGGGTTAGAGCTCAGAATTTGCCTGCCACTGTGATGCCTCAGGCAGCCGAGGGGAGCTCATCTCCCGCTGGTGCTAGTGCGGCTGTTTCATGCCTTGATTCAGATGATGGTGCCAAAAACCCAGATGAGGGAAGCCAGAAATCCTCTGAGACCTGTGAGTTCTATAGCAAAGACCCATTGAACAAGACGGTGGTTTTGCTGGTACAGTTCCTGCTGCACAAGTATCAGACGAAAAAGCCATTTACGAAGGCAGACATACTGAAGTGTGTCACCAAGAAGTACAAGTGCCATTTCAATGAGATCCTCAGGAGAGCCTCTGAGCACATGGAGCTGGCCTTTGGTATCGATGTGAAGGAAGTGGATCCCATCCGGCACTGCTATGCCCTCCTCAGCAAGCTAGACCTCAGTGCAGATGGAACTCTGTGTGAAGAAGAGGACATGCCCAAGAGCGGCATCCTGATGATCGTGCTGGGTGTGATCTTCATGAAAGGCAACTccgccctggaggaggaggtctgGGAGGTCCTGAATATGATGGGCGTATACGCCGATCAGAAGCACGTCCTCTATGGGGAGCCCAAGAAGATCCTCACTGAAGATTTGGTGCAGCTCAAGTACCTGGAGTACCGCCAGGTGCCCAACAGTGATCCTCCGCGCTATGAGTTCCTGTGGGGCCCGAGAGCCCACGCCGAGACCAGCAAGATGAAAGTCCTGGAGTTTATAGCCAAAGTCCATGATAGCGTCCCCAGTGCCTTCCCAGAGTGGTATGAAGAGGCTTTGCAAGATCAGGAGGAGCGAGCCCGAGCCCGAGCCGCATCCAGGGCTCGTATCACTGCCATGGCCAGTGCACGTGCAAGGGGCCTGGCCGCCGGCTCAGCCCACCCACATTAA